In Ancylomarina subtilis, the genomic stretch TACTTTTAAACTGGTTCCCTTCAATTTTAAACTCAATATTCTTCAGTTTTTTTAGTGAGTTGTTGGGTATTTCATAGTCTAATGTTTCGGTTTGGAATTCGACATACATTTCCCAATCATGAACATTCGAGGTTCCCAATACACGAATGGAACTGGTTTCAGGAATAAGGTGAATACTGTTTTGAGCAATAGCCGTGTTGTTGAAAACGAAAAGCAATAGGCTAAATATGTGTATCAACCTGAAGGGCATATAATGAGGAATTTGTGAATATTAATGAAGGAGGGATCAATTTAAGCAATATTTCTCATTTGAGTCTGTTTTTAATATAGAATAACAAAGACTCTGCTCTCTGATTTTAAAATTGAATAGAGGAGGTCTGAACAGAAGGTTGTTTTATTTTTTCTTGAATTCGATCATTCGCCTTACACTCAGGCCTTTGTTTTTTCCAATAACTTTTATGAAATCTAATATTTCTCGATTGAAACGGAAAGCTAAATGTCTTAATTTAAATGGCATCTGACTATCATCGTGTTTTGTGAAAAGGAAATAATTGGGTTTGTATTCAATCTGTTTGATTTCATCCCAAAATATGATTTGTTCTTTATTGAATACACTTCTTTTTACACTGATTCGTTCCTCATCAATTAAAATAAATGCCTTTCCAAAAATCTTAGCAAAAGGAATTCCTCTACCTTCTAAAATGAACAAGGATCCTAACAAAAACAGACCAATGAGATAAAATAGGTCAAAATCATTGAAGCCCTCTTCGATATAGAATTTAGACCCAATCCATAAAATAATAAGGACAAAATGTAAGATGCCAATAATTGTTTTAGTTGTCGATTTTTGAACGAGTAAGTCTTTTTCGAATTTCATATATTATTATTTTATAGCTGAAGATAATAATTATTGTTTATTTGTAGAGTTTTGACTGATAAGTTTTTGTTTGAAGATGGAAATAAGTTCATCTGATTTCGATTTACGAATTGATGTTTTAGTCATCCTCTAGAATTCTCCACAAATCAAGATAAATAGGGAGATGATCGCTGAATCCTCCATGATATTTGTATCCAATATAAGTTCTAAAAGGTCGTATTCCTTTATATGATTTATCAGTTTCCAGTAAGAATGATGGAGCAAAAAGATGCATGTCTTTAGGTTGTGCATTTAAAATCCCCAATCCATTCATCAATGCTCCTGAGACGATGAATTGATCGAGCATACCCCAAGTTCCCTGATATTTGTGTGAAGCGATCGTGTTTTTACTACTCAGATATGAAGCTAGATTATACAATTCATCATTTTTAAATTCAAGATTGGGTTTATTAGCTTTTAAGGTTTTAGTAATCGATTTATTGTTGGGGTAGTCATTGAAATCTCCCATAATAATGATTTTAGCTTTTGAGTTCTCTACGAAAATCGAATCCATTTTATCTCGCAGAAGCCGAGCGGCGGCTATTCTTTTATGTTCCGATTCCAGTTGTCCTCCCCATCGGGATGGCCAATGATTAACAAATAAATGTAAGGTGTCGTCGGTATGTGTAGTGCCTTTTACGTATAAAATTTCTCGTGTTGTAGAATGAGTGGCACCTTTATAAATTAGTCTTAAAAATGCGGTGTCGATAGGGAAGAAGCTTTCGGGTTGGAATAAAAGGGCCACATCAATCCCTCGATGATCCGGAGATTCTTTGTGAATGATTTGATATTTGGACTTTTTTAATGGTGTTGAATAGATAATTCCATTTAAGACCTTTTTATTCTCAATTTCACATAGTCCTACGATGTCAGGAAGTTGCCAACCACCAGCAGCTATAATGACCTTCGCTATTTTTGAGCATTTGTCCTGGTATTTTTTCCATGTCCAATATTTTTTCCCTTGAGGTAAAAATTCAGCATCGTTTTTTAAACTGTCATCTTTTGTGTCGAAGAGATTCTCAACATTGTAAAATAAAATCCGATAGTCAGAACGTAAGTCATTAATCTCTTCTCTAAAGGGCGATTGAGAAAAGGAACTCTGATGGAAAAATAAGACCAGTATTAAAAAGGTAATATTCTTCATGCTTACTCCTATGAGATAATATTAATCTGTTGTTTCTATATATTCAAAAGTTCCAATATCCGGATCTGTGTCAGAGGTTCGCGAATTACCATTAAAATCTAAGGGGTAAATGTTGGCAATATCGAGTTTAGCCTTGTCGATAAGAACAGACTCTGCATTTAGGTTGTAATTGTGATTATTCTTGTCGACAAATTGAGGATCAGTGTTGAAAATACAGTTTTCAAATTGATTTGAAAATGTATTTTGCATCTCGGAACTGAGCTTAACAAGAGAATTTTCAATTTGAAATGTGTTTGTTTGGCCGATTTCAAATTCATTAGTCTTACTTCCCCAGATAATACTATTGTAAATTTTTAATGCGTTATTGCTCTCTTCGTTTGCTAAAAAGCTTAGGCATGGAGTCGTTCTTTGTGAAATGAACCAATTATTAATGAGGTTACAGTGGATGAATTCAAAATTACCATCTCCTTCAAGAAGGACGGCCTGTTCCCCGCAATTTGATACGATTACATCGTGCATTTTCAAATTGAAGTTGTTCGTTTCAATGCCTGTGGTAGAGAAATTGAGAAATTGTGAGTATTCAATTTCAAGATTATTGTTGTTTGTCTCTGATTGAGCACTGATTCCGTTTATGGCATTTTCTAATTGTAGATGTGAGATGACATTGTTTTTGCTTTCCGTATAAAAGAAAAGGCCTTTCCACTGTCCGGGAACATTTTTATACAATTCTTCGCGGCGGTGAGACCCAAAAAACACCGGGGTTTCAAAACTCCCGTCAATATTTAGTGTCCCATGAATATGTATGCCTGCTCCTTTTTGAAAATAGACTTTTGTGCCTGCTTGTATTGTCAGGGTTTGGTCTTGCTTTAAGTATAAGTCATTATCGATAAAGTAGGGCCTTTTTTGAGTCCATTCCTGAGTTTGTAGTTCATTATTCTTAAAACGAATAACATCCTGTACCCAACTTTTAAGCAGGAATTTTTGAACTTTCGAGTTGTAAGTTAGTAGGATATAGTCTTCTATTAAGCGTGGAGCATCCTGGTTATCATCCTGTACGTTTAATTCAATAAAAATGTACAGACTATCTTTGGCTGGAATATAAACTTGCCTTGCCGTATTGCCCTCTGCACCATTGATATTTAGCGTATAACCTTCTGTGTTGTTTTCAAGAGCAATTTTATCAAGATAGATGGCTTTTGAAGAGGGATTGTATATTTTTAATTGTTTGGTAGTTGATGGCAGACCTGAAAAAATTGTGTCAAACGTTATGCTGTCATTTGAGAAATTTAATAGAAAATTAGGGTCGTGGTTAAACTCTTCCTGATTGTCACAAGTAGCAAAAAGGAAAATAAATGAAAAAAAGATTAATGAGGATAAAAGTCGTCTCATTTTGTCGAAATTTAAACGAATAAATGACTTTCGTTAGAAGAACATAAAATTATTGGTTTTCTTTTGTCTGATTTTCCGACGTGTTTTAGCCGCTTCATTTCTGTTACGTCTCATTATATCACGAATCATTGTTTTGGGCACGTCCAAATTAATTCCAAAAGTAATTTCATGGGTTCCATTACTGTTTTGAGCAAGTAGATTATTAGAATAATAGTCATATGAATAGCCCAAATAATATTTAGCAAAATTGACCCCCAACATCCCAACAAATTGCTCATTGCTTCTATATGATAAAGCCAACCAAAAGCTTCGTACATATAATTTTGCCGTCAGGTCAATATAATTTTCTGAGTCAATTGTTCTACGCACAATAGCAGAGGGTTCCAGTGCAACCTGATTGTTAATATTGAAGGTATAACCTGCAGTAAAATAATAATGTCGTAACATGATATCGTTCTTGAAACCAGCATCTCCCATTTTAACTGATGATTCAAACAAATGAGCAATTGACGTTCCTATAAAATATTTGTCGTTGTACAAATAAATACCAAAGTTGGCATCGGGTATATAGGAAACAAGATCGGCACCTGTATTTAATGGATCTCCGGGTGGATAATAATTGTGATCAAATTTGTACTGATAAAAAACACCACCTAAACCAAATGATAAGCGAGTTCCTCTTTTCCCATAATACTGTCTGTTAAGCTCCAAATGATAAGCATATGAGAGTTGAATCCCAGTTCGGGAAAAAGCGGCATTTTTATCATTAAAGATATAAGCTCCCATACCTACGCCCTTTTGATTAGTTCTTCTTGCTAAAGGATTACCTACAGCATCACAAGTTGAACACCTGTCACCAAAATTTCGGTGGATACTCAAAGCTTGCGTTTCGGGAGCACCATCAATTCCTGCCCATTGTTGACGTATGGTCAGTCGTACAGGTGTATAAATACGTGATCCAGCCATGGCTGGATTTAATAAAAATCCATTCTCGACATATTGGCTATACAAAGGGAGTTGTTGTGCCTTTGCTGAAATATGTAGTGTAAATATGAATATTAGACTTATAAAAATGTTTCTCATTATAATATGTAAGAGGCTTAAGGGTCGATTAATTGTTTTTAACGAATAATGGTTACTGTACCTATTAGTGGTTTGGAATCATCAGCTTCAATGGCATAATAATACGAACCAATTGGTAGGTGCGAATTTTTATTTGTTCCCGTCCACGGATTGCCTTTATATTCATTTCCTGTGCCAGAGAATACATAAACTGTTGTTCCCAAACGGTCATATATGACAATTTTAAGACGTTGGATATATTCAATTCTTAAAATATCCCAATAATCATTATATCCATCTTGGTTGGGAGTAAACGATTTTGGTATTTCTATGATTCTGTCATACAAATACTCTAAGTTAATGATTGTGTCTATCGAACACGAATTTTGATCAGAGAGAGTTAATTTATATTTTCCCCGGTCTAAATTGTCAATTTTCAGATCAGTTTCTGATAACATAGACCACATGTCTGCACCTTTTTCTATCTCCCAAGTCGTGGTATAGTTAGGTATTCCACCAAAAACTTTTGAGAAGATTGCGCCATCATTAGCACCTTCAACTGTTGGTCGGTTTGCCTCAGCCCTTAATAATAATTCTTCAGGTTCCTGAATTAAGACACTTGCAGTATCCTGACAATTATTTTTATCTGTAACGATTAGTTCATACTTTTTAGGACGTAAATTACTGATGACTTGTGTTGTTTCGCCATTTGACCAGTTAAAATTATAAGGAATAGATCCTCCACTTACAGTTGCTGTAGCTTCTCCATTATTTAGGCCGTAACATCTCACATCATTAAAGGTGTTTATTTCTGCAATAAGTGAGTCGGGTTGAGTTAATTCAACAGTACCGTCGAATATGCAGTTTTCGTTGTCGACTACAGTATAAGAATAAGTTCCTATCCTTAAATTGTAGATGTTCTTCGTTATAGCTCCTGTGTTCCAGTTTATCGTATATGGAATGGCTCCGGAAGTAATATCCAGTTCAACTTCACCATTTTTATCGCCGTAACATAGAGGTTCTACTATGCTGGAAACACCTAAAAATTCTTCAGGACTTTCGATCTCAAAAGTATATACGTCAGATGAGCAGTTTTGAGAATCGCTTATTTTTACAGTATATGAACCTGTACTTAAATCAGCTT encodes the following:
- a CDS encoding PorP/SprF family type IX secretion system membrane protein, with product MRNIFISLIFIFTLHISAKAQQLPLYSQYVENGFLLNPAMAGSRIYTPVRLTIRQQWAGIDGAPETQALSIHRNFGDRCSTCDAVGNPLARRTNQKGVGMGAYIFNDKNAAFSRTGIQLSYAYHLELNRQYYGKRGTRLSFGLGGVFYQYKFDHNYYPPGDPLNTGADLVSYIPDANFGIYLYNDKYFIGTSIAHLFESSVKMGDAGFKNDIMLRHYYFTAGYTFNINNQVALEPSAIVRRTIDSENYIDLTAKLYVRSFWLALSYRSNEQFVGMLGVNFAKYYLGYSYDYYSNNLLAQNSNGTHEITFGINLDVPKTMIRDIMRRNRNEAAKTRRKIRQKKTNNFMFF
- a CDS encoding endonuclease, with protein sequence MKNITFLILVLFFHQSSFSQSPFREEINDLRSDYRILFYNVENLFDTKDDSLKNDAEFLPQGKKYWTWKKYQDKCSKIAKVIIAAGGWQLPDIVGLCEIENKKVLNGIIYSTPLKKSKYQIIHKESPDHRGIDVALLFQPESFFPIDTAFLRLIYKGATHSTTREILYVKGTTHTDDTLHLFVNHWPSRWGGQLESEHKRIAAARLLRDKMDSIFVENSKAKIIIMGDFNDYPNNKSITKTLKANKPNLEFKNDELYNLASYLSSKNTIASHKYQGTWGMLDQFIVSGALMNGLGILNAQPKDMHLFAPSFLLETDKSYKGIRPFRTYIGYKYHGGFSDHLPIYLDLWRILEDD